attttctccagttggttgctggactaacCGTGCATCTTTACAATGCCATCGAACAAGACTCGATATAATCAAAGAAAATTGGATTTTCCAGAtttgtctctggacagtttgGGTGTTAGTTTGATTCCATCGAAGTATTTCACGCGATTTTACGCAGAGTTGCAATTATGCGggatttgtttttaattttgtttacGATCCTTCTTTAGGACATATACATGGGTGTAAGCAGGATTGGGAGAGTATTATAGGGTTTCTAATGCGTCTaaaggtttcaaagggtgtagcaaaggtGAGATTCGAAATTGTTCTAATTGGGTAAGCTCTTtactttataatttatgctttcatagtgatcatctgtcgctttgtgccgttgttttttcccaaaaggatttttccatgttaaatcattATATTCTCTTTATGTTTGCTTGGTGTAactggattgctatcctagattcatctccgtGTACTTCCGAGGTCACCCAACAATCCTAGCCCCTaattggaggttttttttttttttttttaatttttatttttaaatgactTGAAGTCCAACCAAAGGGATGATATttgatggagaaaaaaaaaaacctccaatcAACAGCTAGATTTATCCAACTGTTCTTTTTAGATTTTGGCCCACCTATGGTTTGGCCCAATACATGAACAATTTGGAGCTTGTACAAGAGCTCCAAGAGCACTACCCAAATAGAGTCCTTGAATGGCATTCTATACCGTTGAGTTGATGGTCCTCGACCATTGGATCAAAGTTATGGATAATggataatgggccccactagtcCAAGTTCAGGACCTGAGGAAACTGTCATGATTCCATCTTATTTTAAACTGCATGTTCTAACATGGTGCATCTTCATCTTTTATCTCAGCTGGTGACCAATCCCAACTTCACTGATAAATGAACCCCAACCGACGGCTGGTGGGCCGTCCCCTATGGGCCATGGGGAGGGAACGGCGGCATCATTTTCGACGATGGCGTGTATACAGGTGTTCGACAAATGAATATAACACATCACGCTAGAATCACATCCATAAAAGTTCTGTAGGATCGGAACGGGCAAGCAATGTGGGCAAGCAAGCATTGAGGAAGTACTGGAGGGATAAAATCAGACAAGGTGAAAATTGCAACGAGTTCTCagcgcgtttggatgcactatccaaTTAAATTGCAATAACTAATTACGGCTTGTTGGGCTTTTGGGCTTTGCTAAAACACCCAAGGGCTGGACCCACCTAAAATTTAAGCCCGATCATTAAACGAGATCAGCTTGGGCTGCATTTAGGAGCTTGGCTCGTTTaaggtttcaagggcatttttgtcaaaactagagttgtacatgagttgaaccaagttgaggttggcacaactcgactcggctcggccactagctaaccctaacttgaactcggctcgacttggtcctcgagcttgactggccagctcaaggCTCAGTTCGGTTAGCagttcgggccagttcgagccaagatcaagcacgtgcggcattttctcaaacgcaTGGAGTGcaacttcaatttctcacagtatgtAAAACAGCTGCAATAGTTtaaggtatttcatcaaacacttagaaggtaacattaaaatcaagatacaagggtatttgtttcatatccataccttcctcgccaccaactgaaacttcattgagtcatttcatcaaacacttggtgagcaacatcaattgggctgaaagtcgggcaggttgggtcgggttgatgttcaaccctagcccaacccaaggttcctatacctcaatcctaactcaacccaacccaacctcgggttgggaattctcaacccaagcccaacccaagcgggctcggtcgggttgatcaggttggtcgggtggatacattctaatattttcattattacataagtctattatatttcaatatatgttttttttttttttttttttttttttttgtacctttgattttattaattatatatgtagttatttatggtaaaaaacttcattttttttaaacaaacaagCCAAAATATaagactactcatttaaaagtcatgttgtgtagtacGCAATCTATTTAAGAGAGACaaatctagcatatcttgttagcttgagtcattagaAATGGTGTGGACCAATAAGACCTGATAGCACTAGAATTTCCtattgccttcaacacagatgatccacactcaattatcatTTATAACTCATATAATGATCGGGTTCGGATTGGTccagcaacccaagacctcaacccaagcttAACCCaacttttatcgggttggtgtttatatagaccaagctcaagaccaaacccaatacatcctgcccgagcccaacccaatgtcgggtcggtcacgggtcggtcgggctgaacccgctcgactttcagccctaacatcaatattaaaataattaagtcaccaaactggtttaatatgagttcgattcaagtcggggtttgatccgagtcgattcgagcttgGACAatctcaaacttggctcgaaatttttctaaaaatcggctcgactcgatttgaacTCAGTTtagaaccgagtcaaatcgagcttttttgagtcaagtctaGCGAGTTAACCGAAccaactcagttcgtgtacagctctagtcaaAACCATGGATGGTTGGACACCAATCTTGGGCCCGGTCGAGTTTGTTTGATTGGCCCACCATGGGCCCGGACCAGACGGGCTTCAGTTTTACTCTGCGGGCCAGGCTTGGACAGACCTTAGCATGGCCCTACCCGACCCATAGACAGCCCTACATGCAGCACCAGCTTTCCCCGCCCACGTGCCACTTGTGCggtgcatccacaccatgcaaATGGTAAGCCCCATCACAAACCACCCTCAAAATCGGACTGATCCACTCATTAGGGTGGTCGAGTAGCCAGCCTGATGAGCGGACCATTCTGATTTTTGCGTGAGAtgatattcatggtggggcctactgttttcATGGTACGGATGCTACAAAAGTCCATGGTTTAAAGACTCGGACGAGTCAACTCGGATTCGGTACTAACTGACTAGGTTATACCGCCAGTTGGTGACTTGACTCAGCTGGTCGCAACTCAACTGGAGACTGAACGAGTCATTCCGAGTCACCTAGTCTAACCATGAAAATAgcagaatttcattattttttgcattttccactattatatcaaaatgtcattcgCAATTCATTTCACttttgcatccaaacgcagcccaaATTTACAAATACCACGCGTTTGGATCAACTTCATCACCATATCAGCTTAATGGGTTTTTCTGGCCTTGCAGATAGTGTTCGACTATCCATATGATATCTTAACACACATAACGGGCTACTATGGAACTACGTTGTTCAAGGGACCGACAGCGATAAAATCCCTTATGTTTCACACCACGAGAAGGAAATACAGTCCGTTTGGTGAGGAAAGTGGGACCTTCTTCTCTTCAAACATAAAAGATGGAATGGTTGTAGGATTCCATGGGAGGAATGGATGGTACATTGACAGCATTGGAGTCTATGTTCTTGAGGGGAAAGTTTCAGTGTCGCCACAACCTACTCCTCCCACTAACTCATTCGACACGCTGATCTCCGAGGTTGATAATCCTCAAGTGTCCAATAAACTAGTTGTCGCGAAGAGAAGCGGACCCGGTGAGGAGGTATGTTTATGATATTTTTTCAGTTTAATAACTAGTGGTGCGTTTGGACGTACCACAAATTGCAACAGATGATATTTCGAGATGATGGATGGTTACCAATTTGCCATGTGGGGTGGTGGGATTTTTTTTAGACTTCCACCACATGAACCAACTTGAGTCAGGGTGACTCAGCCCATTCTGACTCGCGGTGTTGGACTGGATCGGGTCATTGAACTCGATCGGGTCAACCGAGTCCAAGTCGACTCCAATGAGTCACATGGGACTTCTGAGTGAATCTCAAAGACCTTGGATAGGATaccatttttcctttttttctctacTCAAATTAATATCCGGCGCGGTTCGGGTAATACCTAAAATGTGACTGATATCAATTTGTCATTCTTAAACACACGCGTTTAGTACTAAAAATACAATTATGATCTTTACTTGGGTCATTTGGTGAGGATGATTTCCAGGTTGTTTATGGTGTAGTAAAAGAACTAGTCCCAAGAGGGCGCGGGCCATGGGGCGGCGATGGAGGTCGGCCTTGGGATGAAGGTGTGTTTTCAGGCGTCAAACAAATTTTCCTGACAAGAGGAGAAGTGATGACATCGATACAGATCGAGTATGATCGGAGCGGACAATCTTTTTGGTCTACAAAACATGGTGCCGGCGGCGGAGAGGCCACGCATATGGTAATAAACGTTTAATGCCAGATTTTATACAAAAGCCATTACAACATACACCCGAAAAACACATCATACCACCCAATATAACGTTTTCGGCCCCTCGAAAACAGTCATTATATGTACCATTGTAGTGGCAAGTAATGTACGTGGACAACTTtcgcattttttttttgtaaatatggACTAACTACtaattttccattttcaaatttCCACAACACAATGTGGACAGTTGAATTCTCATGGAagtattgggtttttttttttggtaatattTGCAGATCACATTCGACTACCCAAACGAGGTTCTCAATTGCATTAGTGGCTATTACGGCTCTATCAACAGTGATGAGGGACACAAGGTGATCAGATCACTCACATTCTACACCAGTAAAGGGAAGTATGGCCCATATGGAGAGGATATTGGGACCTTTTTCACTTCCAAAACTATTGAGGGGAAGGTAGTTGGCTtccatggacggagtggattgtatGTTGATGCGATTGGGGTCCGCATGCAACATTTGTTGGGAGAAAAAAGGCCGTCCAAATCtttaatctcaaaatttttcgGTTTGATCATCTACTAATGGAAGTATTTATGTCGACGCCACATCGATAAGTAGTTATATTTCGACGATGAAATGGGTTGTATATGCTTACTGAAATTAATATGTATTTACAATTATACACGTATATATACATGacatatgtgtgcatgtgtttgtTTTTGGGTTCTATGTAGAAATGGAATTTATATTTCTTGATTGAAATTAAGGAATGTCTCTCTTATCTCAGACTAATAATCTAttcaaatttctaaaactcaatgaCTCAAAACTTGGCTGAGTTGCTTTGGAACTTGCGGAAGAACGAGACTGGATCTGGTTGGACAACACTCATTGAGTTGGCTCAAGAACTCAGTCAGACTTTAAGTTAATCTATTTAATTttcgagctttgctaagcccaaaaCGTGTGCGCAGCTCATGTGAAGGGCACAAATTTGCAGCATGGCAAGATAGGTCCAAAGATTCAACCCATGGCACAATTATATTGATGACATAACCTATGAATTAGGTTGGTCCACTGGTCAGGGGGTCACAGTTTGCCACAAATGTACGTGTGAATGCTGCCTGCGGGCTTGACCCCATCCCGACATAGTCCGCTGTGAGGAGAGAAGGGATGAGTCTCGTGCGCTCGCCACTCTTTGTTGCGTTGCGAGGTGTATATGATTGGATAGTTAGTTTTATCTTGTTTCCTTGGTTGTGCAATTATTTTTTAAGATGATCAAGAATGATAAGTTTGAATATTTGGAGTCGCCTGGAGCTGATTAGGCTTTTTTGTGTACACGGTTAGCTAAAGCCCATGAAATTGCCTTGAGGCTCAGGCATGAAAGAAGACTCATGTGATGGGCCTACGACTACAAAGGTTTGGATAAGGGTCTCGGTTACAGAAGAGAAATGGGCTAGGCACCCTCTCCTGCCTGCACTCTGTGCGGCCTTTATTTTAAGGGATATGCAACTTTCAAATGGATTTCAGATATGCAATGATGATATATGTCATAGCCATGCTTCTCATAGCCTTGTAAGAGAATCAGAcaagcaaaataaaataattcctaTCCTTGCTATATGGTATCAAGCAACATCGAACAAGTGagtaaaataaatagacaaaCAAGTAGAAATAAAGGTAGCTGAAATGCATAGAGTGGCAGATAATATATTGAAATGTGTGAAACGAGCTTCATTCTGAGCTTAATTGAgatgtgaggaaaaaaaaaaaaaaaacaacggaaAATTAAATaccttttttagttttttttttttaaaggatattcAAACATTTCCAATTCTGACCTTACTCTTGAACTGCCGGACGACTTTGGTAGGTTGACTTTCGGCAGCAGACCTTTACTTATGTTAAGCAGGATCTAGGCGTTGATGTGGCAAATTTTGGACTTCCTAGATGGCAGAAAGCTCTCTTATAGGTGTGCTTTTAACCTACCCTTGGTTCCTGAGGATTTCCTACTGTTTTGTCAAAATTTGGCCATGCATGATCTATCGAAAGGGGATTTATATATATGGTTGGTGAGAAAGGTTGCTAGATGTCTGTCGACTTGCAATGGGCCGACGATATCCTAACCTTTCGTTTCGGTCCAGCAAccgtgttttctcttcttccatgGATTTCCATGGCTGATTTTGAACTGTGGGATCATGGATCAAGTGATCTGAACCGCTCGTCATTTTTTAAAAGGGGTCTGCACATTATGCTTCTTTTATGGCTAGCTTTCAAAGTCCCATTTAGCAAATCAGTGCAGTTTATCAGAATGTAGCCTGGTAGCAAATTTTGGCGGGTGTTGATCAATGGCTCTGGTTGAGAGACGGGCAGTTAGAAATCTTTGTATCTGGCCCAATAGTTTAGTCTGGAGCAAGCCAAGGGTTCTTACTCTAGATTCAACC
This region of Magnolia sinica isolate HGM2019 chromosome 1, MsV1, whole genome shotgun sequence genomic DNA includes:
- the LOC131253539 gene encoding jacalin-related lectin 3-like codes for the protein MFHTTRRKYSPFGEESGTFFSSNIKDGMVVGFHGRNGWYIDSIGVYVLEGKVSVSPQPTPPTNSFDTLISEVDNPQVSNKLVVAKRSGPGEEVVYGVVKELVPRGRGPWGGDGGRPWDEGVFSGVKQIFLTRGEVMTSIQIEYDRSGQSFWSTKHGAGGGEATHMITFDYPNEVLNCISGYYGSINSDEGHKVIRSLTFYTSKGKYGPYGEDIGTFFTSKTIEGKVVGFHGRSGLYVDAIGVRMQHLLGEKRPSKSLISKFFGLIIY